DNA sequence from the Liolophura sinensis isolate JHLJ2023 chromosome 1, CUHK_Ljap_v2, whole genome shotgun sequence genome:
CCCCGGAACAGTGTGAACTATCTTTAGACAGTCTGTTCTCTTTTGCTGCGGGAAGGTCATCGGTTTTGTCGTCTAGTTTCAGGCTGGGTGAAATGCCCTCGTTTTTACTGTGATCTTCCATCAGAAACTGGGTGGTATTATAGGGTGCAACGGGATGGCCGGATTTGAAAGCTGCCTCTCGCTTTAAGTTGGCACGTTTTGTCTCTCTGTCGTCAACTTCtttcctctccgaccaagaAAGTTTATGGTAAGGCTTGTATTTCCGGTGATGTTTTCCCCCCTTATGCTTCCCACGACGACGCCTCTTTTTCTTCCCCGGTCCACTCTCGTTGCCAGTCAAGCCACCTTCATTACTTGAGTGAGAGTTATTTAAACTTTTACTGTCGTCCGTAGGGGATGGTGGGTTATCATAATTCGTCTCCATCGCCCCTAGGTTTTCATCACAAATCGTCCCTCTGAGGGGCTCCCGAAGGGGCGAACAGCCGAGGATTTGTTTACCTTCTCGATCCAATGACTCGGTTTCAGTCCGTTCATCATCGCCTAACGCACCATCCGCGATCACTTCGCCGTCGATCCTTGGCTGCATCGAAGTGTCTCTACGTGAAATCTTTGTCTGCTTCATGGCATGGTCAGCCGTTGTTGAGTCGTTGATAATGTCTCCATCCATTTCTATCTTCATTAGCATAAACTTTTACAACACAATGACAAGAGCTGCACAAATATAGCATTGCAAACTGGTATACTTCCTCGTGTTTCGTCCTCATGGACAACTGTAACAGAGCTCTGTCGCTCGTACTATATATACATCGCCACAGTTGTGTCCTCACGCGCAAAAAAGTAGTTCTCACTTGCCATCGGTACCATAAAATCAATACATCAAAGCATGTATACACTTATATTTCTTGGTATTCGTATACACCATGTATCGTGTAAATAGTTTTCTAACAAGACATTGTCCGATCTTCTTTATTTCAAGTacaatttgtcaacatttcagCTGAATGTCCGACAGGCGCAGGAATTGAAAATAGTACAAAACAAGCGCGAGCTCCGACGcgattaaagggagataactctaaaaCAATACCCTCAATTATTGCCAACCGTattcatatttcacttaagaGAACCGTAAATACAATGAAGTCAGCGTagcttacttcatattttactaATGAATAAGATCTTACAAAAGTTTGGACAATGCAAAGCGTCTAAACAAATGAAGTAGTCAACATATAATTCTCCAATCATTCAGCTTGCGTGTTAGGCTAAATGTACATGGTGTATAAAGGCCTCCATAGCCTCGGTAGGCCGTGAAAAATAGTAAAAACCCGAAGCATAAAATAGTAAACTTCTTGGAAACTTTGTGAACTTCCTTAATTTTTCGCAAATAAGAAAAcgtattttttctattttttctgaccagaaagaaaacaacaaattgtTTTATAACTGCAGAAGGCAACTGTTCTAGTTTACTTTTCCCCTACTTATACATGTGAATTTGTATCAcgtaaatacagtacatgtaaatgaaatactaAAATGctcacttttttttattcacatttttaaaatttgtctccTAAGGAAAAAAAACCTCTTAGGGATTTTTAGCAATTCATGCATGCAATTTGTTGTTTGTTGCATACCGGGACGAGGAAAATCATCGATGTAATGGTACATACAATTTATGAAGTTATTTTAAACATTCAAAGCTTTAGAGAAAAGCTAACGCTAGTGATAACGTGGCTTCTCAATTCAGGAATATTACGAAAACAAAAGTTGTCCAAGAAAAGATTTCTCACTGATTGCGATAAAAACCTCGATCTTAGTCACGTGaacatatgtttgtatataaatgaataataaaaaaaacccatacgCTTAAGGGTGGGCGATTGATTACTCTATGTCTACAAGAATTAACACCTTAAAGTCCGTAgatgacatgtatatgtgcaccTCGGCCCTTTCTGAAATGTATGCGGATCAGCACAGTGTTTCCATGTGCAACTCACAGCAAATATAAACTGTTAtgacatataaatgaatatattcatataaatgaagatattatatCAAATAATACGGTTAccatacactaaaaaaataccTGTATATAAGTGAGTGACCACACAACACGATACGTTGCATAGGGGCCCACATAGCCTACACTCTCAAtgttgtggcaaaaatgcacatccacCTAATTTCTGTATCAGCAGTGCACtaattgtgtaatttttcatgttaaaagtGCACAAGCTATGTACAACTGATACACTTATCATTGTGGATGAGTAAAGTTGTACACAGTGGCTTCCACtgagtacatatataacacTTACAACTTTCAGGCATGCG
Encoded proteins:
- the LOC135481243 gene encoding protein HEXIM1-like produces the protein MLMKIEMDGDIINDSTTADHAMKQTKISRRDTSMQPRIDGEVIADGALGDDERTETESLDREGKQILGCSPLREPLRGTICDENLGAMETNYDNPPSPTDDSKSLNNSHSSNEGGLTGNESGPGKKKRRRRGKHKGGKHHRKYKPYHKLSWSERKEVDDRETKRANLKREAAFKSGHPVAPYNTTQFLMEDHSKNEGISPSLKLDDKTDDLPAAKENRLSKDSSHCSGGSAGDSEDEYLYDSSNDEEQFLAKDFSETYDSIHVERLQKMTKDELVKDYLELEARVENLEKKLKDSDTQGVVLNNNLTDVHNGVCGEEHRHDVSDVNRTANQSMEVDSVFRA